The Lycium ferocissimum isolate CSIRO_LF1 chromosome 10, AGI_CSIRO_Lferr_CH_V1, whole genome shotgun sequence genome window below encodes:
- the LOC132032842 gene encoding putative cytokinin riboside 5'-monophosphate phosphoribohydrolase LOG9 isoform X2, with protein MCLIMWLTTSSETPSKYSNKISSCFFLKFEGKIKHHIVISMGNFKKICVFCGSNSGNRKIFSDAALDLGTELISGHAVGEVLVVSDMHERKAEMARRADAFVALPGGYGTMEELLEVITWSQLGIHEKPVGLLNIDGYYDCLLGLFDKGVEEGFIKPSARNIVISAKTAKELLVKMEDYIPIHNQVAPSNSWNTGGPVTRT; from the exons ATGTGTCTAATCATGTGGTTGACCACTTCAAGTGAAACTCCATCAAAGTACTCAAATAAAATCTCTAGTTGTTTCTTTTTGAAGtttgaaggaaaaattaagCATCATATTGTTATTAGTATGGgtaacttcaagaaaatttgtgtattttgtggAAGCAATTCAGGAAATAGGAAAATTTTCAGTGATGCTGCTCTTGATCTTGGAACAGAATTG ATATCAGGCCATGCAGTGGGAGAAGTATTAGTAGTTTCAGATATGCATGAAAGGAAAGCTGAGATGGCTCGTAGAGCTGATGCTTTTGTTGCACTTCCTG GAGGGTATGGAACTATGGAAGAATTGCTTGAGGTGATAACTTGGTCACAGcttggaattcatgaaaaacca GTTGGACTATTGAACATAGATGGATATTATGATTGCTTGCTTGGATTATTTGACAAAGGTGTTGAAGAAGGATTTATTAAGCCTTCAGCCAGAAATATTGTCATATCAGCTAAAACAGCCAAAGAGCTTTTGGTAAAAATGGAG GATTATATACCAATACACAATCAAGTAGCACCAAGCAATAGTTGGAACACTGGTGGACCTGTGACAAGAACATAA
- the LOC132032842 gene encoding cytokinin riboside 5'-monophosphate phosphoribohydrolase LOG8-like isoform X1 encodes MCLIMWLTTSSETPSKYSNKISSCFFLKFEGKIKHHIVISMGNFKKICVFCGSNSGNRKIFSDAALDLGTELVERKIDLVYGGGSIGLMGLVSQAVYDGGCNVLGIIPRALVSVEISGHAVGEVLVVSDMHERKAEMARRADAFVALPGGYGTMEELLEVITWSQLGIHEKPVGLLNIDGYYDCLLGLFDKGVEEGFIKPSARNIVISAKTAKELLVKMEDYIPIHNQVAPSNSWNTGGPVTRT; translated from the exons ATGTGTCTAATCATGTGGTTGACCACTTCAAGTGAAACTCCATCAAAGTACTCAAATAAAATCTCTAGTTGTTTCTTTTTGAAGtttgaaggaaaaattaagCATCATATTGTTATTAGTATGGgtaacttcaagaaaatttgtgtattttgtggAAGCAATTCAGGAAATAGGAAAATTTTCAGTGATGCTGCTCTTGATCTTGGAACAGAATTG GTGGAGAGAAAGattgatcttgtttatggagGAGGAAGTATTGGACTTATGGGATTGGTTTCTCAAGCTGTTTATGACGGTGGATGCAATGTTCTTGG AATTATCCCAAGAGCTCTTGTTTCAGTAGAG ATATCAGGCCATGCAGTGGGAGAAGTATTAGTAGTTTCAGATATGCATGAAAGGAAAGCTGAGATGGCTCGTAGAGCTGATGCTTTTGTTGCACTTCCTG GAGGGTATGGAACTATGGAAGAATTGCTTGAGGTGATAACTTGGTCACAGcttggaattcatgaaaaacca GTTGGACTATTGAACATAGATGGATATTATGATTGCTTGCTTGGATTATTTGACAAAGGTGTTGAAGAAGGATTTATTAAGCCTTCAGCCAGAAATATTGTCATATCAGCTAAAACAGCCAAAGAGCTTTTGGTAAAAATGGAG GATTATATACCAATACACAATCAAGTAGCACCAAGCAATAGTTGGAACACTGGTGGACCTGTGACAAGAACATAA